One Arthrobacter sp. B3I4 genomic window, GCGCCGGGTGAGGGCGGTTTCCAGCCCCTCCAGCGCGGGCTTGTCTGGAACGTTGATGGGGGCAGTGGTGGGCGTGTCTGTACCCTGAGTGTCTTCAGCCATGGGCCAATTCTTCCACGGCGGGCGGGCACCATGGCACAGGGGTGATGCTCCCATAGGCGCTGGGCGGGTCCATTAGGGTGGTGCCATGACTGAGGGAATCGACCACAACGCAAAAGCAGCAGACAAAGCGGCGCTCGTCACCGGCGCCAGCACCGGGATCGGCGAGGCCACGGTGCGCGCGCTCCGGCAGGAAGGCTGGACCGTTTTCGCCGTCGCCCGCCGGGCCGAGCGGCTCGAGGCGCTCGCTGCCGGGACCGGCGCCGTCGCCCTTCCGGCCGACGTGACCGACGACGCCGACATTGCCCGGCTTCTGGACGAGGTGACCCGCGCCGGCGGCATCGACACCCTGATCAACGTCGCCGGCGGCGCCCGTGGCGCGGACAAGGTCGCCGACGCGAAGACCGAGGACTGGGAATGGATGTATGAGGTCAACGTGCTGGGCACCATGAAGCTCACCCGTGCGTTCTTGCCCATGCTGCGCGCCTGCGGGGAAGGCACCGTCCTGAACCTGACGTCGACGGCGGGGCTGTCCGCCTACGAAGGCGGCGGCGGCTATAACGCCGCGAAGTTCGCCCAGCACGCCCTCACCGAGGCGCTCCGGCTGGAAGAAGCCGAGCACAACCTCCGCGTGGTCGAGGTCGCCCCTGGCATGGTCCAGACCGAGGAGTTCTCACTGAACCGGCTGGGCGACCAGGGCGCTGCCGAGAAGGTCTACGCCGGGGTGGACAAGCCCCTCACCGCCGGCGACGTCGCCGACGTCGTCCGCTACGCCGTAACCGCCCCGCACCACGTCAACCTGGACCAGATCGTGATCCGTCCGGTGGCGCAGGCGTCCAACTTCAAGGTGATCCGCAAGTCCTGACCGCTAGCGCCGGGCCGGGACTGAGAGTGTCGCCAGAATGGCGGCGTGATCCGTTCCGGCCACGCGGTGCACCGAGTACCCGGCACTGAGAACCGACACGCTGGTCACCAGATGGTCCAGGGTGATTCCGGGCAACGGGAGGTCCTGCGGCCAGGTGGGAACCAGCCGCGCCCCTTGGGCGGTGCCGACGTCCACCAGCCCGACGCCGCCCGGGCTCGGGGTGACAAGCCGGCGGAACTCAAGATGGTCATAGCTGGCGTTGAAATCGCCCAGCAGCAGACCGTTTCCCTCAGTCGATGCGCCCCGTGCCAGTAAGGCCAGCTCACGGCGCCATTGCGGCAGGCCCCCGTCGACGGGGGCACGGGTGTGAACGTTCGTCACGTCAAGCTCCGCTGTGCGCCCGTCCCCTGCTAGCTCCAGACGTGCGGTGGCCATCCGAAAACGGGTCCCGGACAGGACGCCGGTGGCGGCCAGACGGTGTTTTGAGTAGAGCACGCCGCCGCCTGCGTCCGGCGCCGACGAGCCAACCCCGGTAGGGAAGCAGCTCCGGCAGGCCCGCGGCCCTGAGCCGGGATTCAAGGGCGGGCGTCTGTTCCTGGACGGCGAGCAGGGCGACCCGGTTGTCGCGGACCAGCCGGACGATTTCGTCCGCATCGGCCCGGCCCAGCTTGGCGTTGACGCTCATCGCAACCAGCTCCAGCCGGCCCGAACCGGACTCCGGGGAAGAATCCGTGGCAGGTACGGCGTGGCCTGGGGCCAGCAGCCACACCGCCTGCAGGGCCAGCAGCGCCGCGGCGACGGCCGCCGCCCAGGGCCGCCGGCCCAGGCCCGCGCAGAGCAGCGACAGCCCGGCCGGCACCGTCAGCCACGGCGTGAAGGCCAGTAGCTGGACCACAGGTTCGGGCCACTGCCACGGCGTTGCCCGGCAGACGGACAACGTAGCCACCGGAGCCGCAAGCAGCGCGGAGGACAACAGCCAGCCGCGGCGCCTGCCGGACGCGGTCGCCGCCGTCGCCGGCCCGGGACCCGCCGTCGCGAAAGTCATGAGCGCAAGTCTAGGCACCGGCCCCCGCTGCGGCGAGGCCCGGGCACGTCCCTCCGGAGGGCGGAAGAGTTTTCCGGTACCATCGACATATCAGCTTTGACCCGGCCATCACCGGTGAGCTTCCGGAAGAACGCCCGGCGCAGGAATGTTTCGACAGTTTGCGCGCCAGGGCCGGTAGAACCGGACGGGTAAGCCCGTCACAGCAGTCAACGAGCGGCCGACGCCGGAGCAGCCCCTTCCGAGGGACGGAACCGGTGCCGGTAAGTGAGGTGGTACCGCGGTGCCGGTGTTGTTCCGACAGCACAGGAGCCGTCCTCGCATCCTGAATGAATCCCGTTGTTCACCAGCTCAACCCAGGATGTCGAGATGACCCAATACCCCAAGGCCTCAGCCGCACCGTCAGACGCCACCACCTCGGGCGTGTCCACCTCCGTGAAGTTCCCGGAGATCGAAGAGCGCATCCTCAAGTACTGGGACCAGGACGGCACCTTCCAGGCCAGCATCGACCAGCGCGATGCCGGGGTCAACGGCAGCAACGAGTTCGTCTTCTATGACGGTCCGCCCTTCGCCAACGGCCTGCCGCACTACGGGCACCTGCTCACCGGCTACGCCAAGGACCTCGTAGGCCGCTACCAGACGCAGCGCGGCCACCGGGTGGAGCGCCGCTTCGGCTGGGACACCCACGGCCTGCCCGCAGAGCTGGAAGCCATGAAGCAGCTGGGCATGACGGACAAGACCCAGATCGAGGCCATGGGCATCGACAAGTTCAACGACGCCTGCCGTGCCTCCGTGATGAAGTACGCCGACGAATGGAAGAGCTACGTCACCCGCCAGGCGCGCTGGGTCGACTTCGAGAACGACTACAAGACGCTCAACGTCGAGTACATGGAGTCCGTCCTCTGGGCCTTCAAGCAGCTGCATGAGAAGGGCCTGACCTACAACGGCTACCGGGTGCTGCCCTACTGCTGGAAGGACGAGACGCCGCTGTCCAACCACGAACTGCGCATGGACGATGACGTCTACAAAAACCGCCAGGACCAGACCGTCACGGTGACCTTCCCGATCACGGCCGGGGACTCGGAGCTCTCACAGCAGCTCGCCGGCGTTCAGGCGCTGGCCTGGACCACGACGCCCTGGACCCTGCCGACCAACCTGGCGCTCGCCGTCGGGCCAGCCATCACCTATGTTGTGCTGCCCGCCGGCCCGAACGGAATCAAGGCCGCCTCGGCCGACGCTCCCGTCACCGGCAGCTTCCTGCTCGCCGCGGACCTGCTGGGCGCCTACGCCAAGGACCTCGGCTACGGCGACGGCGCGGAGGGTGCCGCCGCGGCCGAAGCCGCCGTCACCTCCCGCCACACCGGCACCGAGCTTGAGGGCCTGACCTACGAGCCGCTCTGGGACTACTTCTCCGACGCCGAGAAGTACGGCACCGAAAACGGCTGGCGCTTCCTCGTGGCCGACTACGTCACCACGACCGACGGCACCGGCATCGTCCACCAGGCCCCCGCGTACGGTGAAGACGACCAGAAGGTCTGCGAAGAGGCCGGAATCCCGGTGGTGCTCTCGGTCGACGAGGGCGCGAAGTTCCTGCCGCTCTTCGGCCACGGCGACCTTGCCGAGATCGCCGGACTGCAGGTGTTCGACGCCAACAAGCCCATCACCCAGGTGCTCCGGGCGCAGGGCCGGCTGGTCCGCCAGGCCAGCTACGAGCACAGCTACCCGCACTGCTGGCGCTGCCGCAACCCGCTGATCTACCGCGCCGTGTCCTCCTGGTACGTCGAGGTCACCAAGTTCAAGGACCGGATGTCCGAGCTGAACCAGGAGATCAACTGGATCCCGGGCAACGTCAAGGACGGCCAGTTCGGCAAGTGGCTCGCCAACGCCCGTGACTGGTCAATCAGCCGCAACCGCTACTGGGGCAGCCCCATCCCGGTGTGGCAGTCCAGCGACCCGGACTACCCGCGCACCGACGTTTACGGTTCGCTGGCCGAGATCGAAGCGGACTTCGGCCGCCTGCCGCTGAACAAGGACGGCCAAGTGGACCTGCACCGGCCCTTCATCGACGAACTAACCCGTCCCAACCCGGATGACCCGCGCAGCCCCGAAGAGGGCCAGTCCGTGATGCGCCGCGTCGAGGACGTCCTGGACGTCTGGTTCGACTCCGGCTCCATGCCCTACGGCCAGGTCCACTACCCGTTCCAGAACGAGGAGTGGTTCGACACCCACAACCCGGCCGACTTCATCGTCGAGTACATCGGGCAGACCCGCGGCTGGTTCTACATGCTGCACATCCTCTCCACCGCGCTGTTCGACCGGCCGGCGTTCCGCAACGTCATCAGCCACGGCATCGTGCTCGGCTCCGACGGGCAGAAGATGTCCAAGAGCCTGCGCAACTACCCGGACGTCTCCGAGGTCCTGGACCGTGACGGCTCGGATGCGATGCGCTGGTTCCTGATGTCCAGCCCCATCCTGCGCGGCGGCAACCTGGTGGTCACCGAGCAGGGGATCCGCGACGGCGTCCGCCAGGTCATCCTGCCGCTGTGGAACGTCTACAGCTTCTTCACGCTGTACACGAACGCCGCCGCTGGCGGGAAGGGTTACGACGCGAAACTGCGCTACGACGGCTACGCGGACACCCTTGACCAGTACCTGATGGCCAACACCGGCGACCTGGTCCGCAACATGACCGCGCAGCTGGACAGCTACGACATCTCCGGCGCCTGCGATGAACTGCGCGGCTACCTGGACATGCTCACCAACTGGTACGTGCGCCGCAGCCGGCAGCGCTTCTTCGACGAGAACGTCGACGCCTTCGACGCGCTCTACACCGCCCTGGAAACGGTCTGCCGGGTCGCGGCGTCGCTGCTGCCGCTGGTCACCGAGGAGATCTGGCGCGGCCTCACCGGCGGCCGGTCCGTGCACCTCGCCGACTGGCCCGACGCCGGCCTGTTCCCGGCCAACCCGGACCTCGTCGAGGCGATGAACCGGGTCCAGCAGGTCTGCTCCACCGGTTCCTCGCTGCGCAAGGCCGCCAACCTCCGGGTGCGCCTGCCGCTGCAGGAACTCACCGTCGTGGCGCCCGGCGCGGGTGCGCTGGAAGGCTTTGCAGCCGTCGTCGCCGACGAACTGAACCTGCGCTCGGTGCGGCTGCTCGACGCCGAAAGCGCCTCCCCGGAGGAGTTCGGCATCGAGCAGAAGCTCGTGGTGAACGCCCGCGCCGCCGGCCCGCGGCTGGGCAAGAACGTCCAGCAGGCCATCAAGGGCTCCAAGTCCGGCGACTGGTCGCTCAGCGAGGCCGGGGTGGTTAGCGCCGGCGGCCTGGAACTGGAGCCGCAGGAATACACGCTGGAAACCGTCGTGGCGGAGGCAGCCGAGGGCGAGGGTTCCCGGGCGGCGGCCGTCCTGCCCGGCGGCGGTTTCGTGGTGCTCAACACGCAGGTGACCCCGGAGCTGGAAGCCGAGGGCACCGCCCGGGACTTGGTCCGCGCCATCCAGCAGGCCCGCAAGGACGCCGGACTCAACGTCAGCGACCGGATCCGCACCACCGTCACGGCGAAGCAGGACACGGTCGAGGCGCTGCTGGCCCACGCCGACCTGGTCAAGACCGAGACCCTGACCCTGGAACTGGACACCGTTTTCGCCGAGGTCAAGGACCCGCAGGTCTCCGTGGCGAAAGTAACCGAAGAAGTAGGGGCATAATGACCGACGAATTTTCCGTAGAAAGCGTCTACGCCGAGCTGCTGGGCCGGGCGCCGGAAAACAAGATGGAGCCCCGGCTGGCTCCGCTGCGCCGGGCCATGGACATCCTGGGCGAGCCGAACAAGGCGTTCCCGATCATCCACATCACCGGCACCAACGGCAAGACCTCCACCGCCCGGATGATCGAGGCCGGGCTGCGCGCGCACGGGCTGAGCACCGGCCGGTACACCAGCCCGCACCTGTCCAAGGTCACCGAGCGGATCAGCATCGACGGCGAACCGGTTTCGGATGAGACGTTCGTCCGGATCTGGGACGAGATCCGCCCGTACCTGGACATCGTGGACGGTGAACTCGCCGCCGAGGGCCAGCCCCGGCTGACCTACTTCGAATGCCTGACCATCCTCGGCTTTGCCGTGTTCGCGGACCAGCCGGTCAACGTTGCCGTGATCGAGGTGGGCCTGGGCGGCATCACCGACGCGACCAACGTCGGCGACGGCCAGGTCGCCGTCGTCACTCCGATCTCACTGGACCACACGGACCTGCTCGGCGACACCACCGAGGACATCGCCTACGAAAAGGCCGGCATCATCAAGCCTGGCGGCTTCCTGATCAGCGCAGCGCAACCGGTTGACGCGGCCCAGGTCCTGCTGGAGAAGGCCAAGGAAGCGGATGTGCCGTTCCGTTTCGAGGGCGTGGAGTTCGGCGTCGAGTCCCGCACCGTCGCCGTCGGCGGCCAGATGGTGACCGTGCAGGGCATCGCGGGCCGCTACGAGGACCTGCTGGTGCCGCTGCACGGGGCGCACCAGGCGGAGAACGCCGCCGTTGCGATCGCAGCGCTGGAAGCCTTCTTCGGCGCCGAAAAACCGCTCGACGCCGAGGTGCTGCAGGAGGCCTTCGCCTCGGTCACCTCTCCGGGCCGCCTGGAGGTGCTGCGCACCGCGCCGACCGTCATCGTCGACGCCGCGCACAACCCCGAAGGCATCCGGGTCTCCGCTGAGGCCATCCACGAGGCTTTCAATTTCAGCAAGCTCGTGGTGGTGGTGGGCGTGCTGAAGGAAAAGGACGCCGAGGAAATTCTGCGCCAGCTCAAGGAGTCCCTGGGTGACCTCGCCGCGGAATATTGCTTCACCCAGTCCAACTCGCCGCGCGCCGTCCCGGCCGAGGACCTGGGCGAGCTGGCGCTGGACCTGGGTTTCGGCGAGGACAACATCCACGTCGCTGACAAGCTCGACGACGCCCTCGAGTGGGCCGTGGAACGCGCCGAGTCCAATGAGGACCTAGCCGGCGGCATCCTCGTCACCGGTTCCATCACGCTGGTCGCCGAGGCCCGGATCCTGCTCGGAAAGACTGAGGCGTAACCCATGGCCAGACTCACCAAGGCCCAGCGCGAGTGGCGCCCGGGCATTCCCAAGAAACGCCGCTCCACCAAAGTTATGTTCGCCTCCACGGTGCTGCTGCTGGAGGCCTTCGTGGCCCTCTTCGGCACCCTGGCGGTCTTCGGCCTGCGCCGGGGTGAACTGCCGCCGCTGCTGGTCTTCGGCGTCGGCCTCGGTCTGTGCGTGGTGCTCGTGGCCACCTGTGCCGTGCTCACGAAGGGGTGGGGCGTGGCGCTGGGCTGGATCCTGCAGCTGCTGCTGATCCTCACCGGCCTGGTCGAGCCCGCCATGTTCCTGGTCGGCGGGCTGTTCGCCATCACGTGGTGGTACGGCATCCGGACCGGCATCCGGATCGACCGCGAAGCCGCCCAGCGCGACCGCGAGCAGGCGGCCTGGGAAGCCGCGAACCCCGAAAGCCAAAGCAACTAGACTTGTCCCGAACCCCACCCCAACGCATTGGAGCAGCTGTGAGCATTGAGCGCACCCTCGTCCTGGTCAAGCCCGACGGCGTGGCCCGCAACCTGACCGGCAGCATCATCGCCCGGATCGAAGCCAAGGGCTACACCCTGGCTGAGCTGAAGAAGGTCAACGCAACCCGTGAACTCCTTGAACAGCACTACGAGGAGCACGTCGGCAAACCCTTTTACGAGCCGCTGGTTGAATTCATGCTCAGCGGACCGGTCGTCGCGGCGATCTTCGAAGGCCACCGCGTGATCGAGGGCTTCCGTTCCCTCGCCGGCACCACGGATCCGACGACGGCGGCGCCCGGCACCATCCGCGGTGACTTCGGCCGCGACTGGGGCGTTAAGGTCCAGCAGAACCTCGTGCACGGCTCCGACTCCGCGGAGTCGGCTGACCGGGAAATCAAGATCTGGTTCTAACCCCCTCCCGCGCGAACGGACACTTAAGACCCTCCGCCTAAGCGCGAACGTACACTTGGGGCCCCGATTTCCTAGGAAACCGGGGCCCCAAGTGTACGTTCGCGCTTTTCGCTGGCGGGGCGGGCGGGTGGCTTAGTACCCCGAGGTGCCGATGAACACCTGGATGAAGGCGAAGAAGATGGTGGCGATCACGGCCACGTAGAGCAGAGCTGTGAGAATCCAGCCCGAGTCCGCCAGGATGCGGGCAGCGCCGGAGGGCACCGGGATGAGGCCGGTGCTGACGTTGCGGACGGTCACCCAGATGAACAGCGGGATCATGGCCGCCCAGACGATCATGCAGAACGGGCAGAGGATGTGGATCGAATACAGTGCCTGGGACCAGAGCCACACGACAAAAGCAAAGCCCAGGGTGACGCCCGCCTGCAGCCCGATCCAGTACCAGCGGGCGAACGTGGCACCAGCCAGCATGCCCATGGCGGTGGTGATGATGACGGCGAAAGCCACTATGCCGATGAACATGTTGGGGAAGCCAAACAGGGAACTCTGCCACGTCTGCATCACCTGTCCGCAGGAGATCCAGGGGTTGACGTCGCAGACCGTGACGTGGCTTGGGTCTTTGAGAACTTCGAGCTTTTCCAGCACCAGAGTCCCCGAGGCAAGCCAGCCGACGACGCCGGTGATCAGCAACAGCCACGCAAACGGCCGGTCGCGGGTCATGGTTGGCTCAGGGCGGCCCGCCGCGGCCGCGCTGCCGTCCCGTTCGCGGGCGTCGACGTCGCCTTGGGCGGGGGAGATGCTGCTGGGCATGGATCTCAGTCCTTTGCGTTGGGTGCTCTTGGGCCGATTCTATCGCCGGAGGCTGAATGATTCCGGGCAGGCGCCCGCCGTCCACAGTGGTTCGGCCCGACCGTTGATCCGGATGCCCGGCTTACCCCTGCTTTTGCGGCTCCTGTGAGACAATGAAGCTGGCTGGGACACGAACCACATTCGGGTTTCAGTCCGGCGACTTTGTTTTCAAGACCGCCAATGAGGAGCAGGGACACTCCGGATCGTACGACCCGGTTTATCCCGCAATGCCATTGGACGGCACCTAGTTGTGACGGACAGATCAACGGGTTCAGAACAATTCCGCCGGCCCTCCAGGGCTGCCGCACCCCACTGCCGGTGCGAACCTGAGGGTATCCAATTGACTTCTGTCAATGCCCGCGGGTGTTGACAAATATTTGCCCCCACGGGTGCCGGATGTGGCGGTACATCAGGGGCAGGAGTGTGGCCACCTATGGATCATGAACAGCTAGTAACCGGCAACGACGAAGCACCCGTGAGCGAAGCACCGCTCGACGAATCTGCAGCCGCACCGGAAAGCGCAGCGGAAACCTCAGCCGCACCGGAAATCTCAGCCGCACCGGCGCCCAAGCGCGCCACCAGGACTCGGCGGAAAGCCGCCCCCGCCGTGGAGGGAGCGGATCTCGCAGCCGTTGCGGCCGGCGCCGTCGCCGAGGCAGCCGGTGCTGACATCGCCGCAGCTGACGCCGCCGCGGAAGTCAAGGCCCCCTCGGAAGCCAAGACCCCAGCCCGCCGGAGCCGGTCACGGAAGAAGGTCGAGGTAGACGACCAGACCGTGGTCAACCCGGCCGGAGATGCCCTGGCCACTGCCCTGGCGCCGGCTGAAGACGCGACGGCCGCCCACGCGGCGGCCGATCACACAACCGCCGACGCCGCGACGGCCATGACGGCAGCTGGGCAAGCACCGGAGAAGCCGGTCCGCCGCAGGGCCTCCCGTGCCAAGGCCGCGCCGGCCCCCGCAGCAACCGACGAAGCTCCTGCCTTGATCGAAGCGGCGCAAGTTAAAACCGCGCCCGATGAAACAGCGCAAACCGAAACCGACGCCGAAACAGCCGACGCCGAAACTCCGCAGGCCGCCCCCGCCGCCGCGGACACCACCGCTGTCGAAGACGCCGCTGGCAACACCCCGGCTGAGGCCCCGGCTGAGGCGCCCGCCGCGGACTCCGTTGCCGAATCACCTGAAGCGTCCTCCATGTTCCTCGCACCCGGGGCCGTCACCTCGATGATTTTCCAGGCCCCGGACCTGAGCGCCGTGGTCCGCCCGGCCCCCGTCGCGGCCCCGGCCGCGGCGGAGGACGCCGAGGAAGAAGACGAAGAGGCCGAGGGTGACGACGCCGGCAACCGCCGTCGGCGCCGCAGCCGCGGACGCCGCGGACGCAGCCGCACCGCCGGCGAAACCGACGCTGACTCCGACGCTGCCGTGGACGGCGCCGAGGAGGCCGATGAGGAGTCCGAGGGTGCGCTGGAAGAGGGCGTCACCTCCCGCCGTCGTCGTCGCCGTCGCCGCGGTGACCAGGACCTGGAGCTGACCGGCGGCGGGGACGACGACCCGCCCAACACAGTGACCCGGGTCCGCGCGCCGCGTGCCGTCAGCGATGCACCCGTCAACAACCGCGTCACCTCTGTCAAGGGCTCCACGCGGCTGGAAGCGAAGAAGCAGCGCCGCCGCGAATCCCGGGATACCGGCCGCCGCCGCACCGTCATCACCGAGGCCGAGTTCCTCGCCCGGCGCGAGTCCGTGGACCGCCAGATGATCGTCCGCCAGCGCGACGACAGAATCCAGATCGGCGTCCTCGAAGACGGCGTCCTGGCCGAACACTTTGTTTCCAAGACCCAGCAGGACTCCCTGATCGGGAACGTCTACCTGGGCAAGGTCCAGAACGTGCTGCCGTCGATGGAAGCTGCCTTCGTCGACATCGGACGCGGCCGCAACGCCGTGCTGTACGCCGGCGAAGTTAACTGGGACGCCGTCAACGTCGAGGGCAAGCAGCGCCGGATCGAGAACGCGCTCAAGTCCGGCGACTCGGTGCTCGTCCAGGTCACCAAAGACCCGGTCGGACACAAGGGCGCCAGGCTGACCAGCCAGATCTCCCTCCCGGGCCGCTACCTCGTCTACGTGCCCGGCGGCTCCATGACCGGCATCTCCCGGAAACTGCCCGACGTCGAACGCAACCGGCTCAAGCGGATCCTCAAGGACCGCCTCCCCGAGGATGCCGGCGTCATTGTCCGCACGGCGGCTGAAGGCGCGTCGGAGGAAGAGCTGACGCACGATATCAACCGGCTGCGCGCCCAGTGGGAGGGCATCGAAAGCCAGTCCACGTCCACGAAGCTCCTGGCACCCGAACTGCTTTACGGCGAACCGGACCTGACCATCAAGGTGGTCCGGGACGTGTTCAACGAGGACTTCTCCAAGCTCATCGTCTCCGGCGAGGAAGCCTGGGACACCATCGAGGCCTACGTCACCTACGTGGCGCCGGACCTGGTTGGCCGGCTGGAAAAGTGGACCAAGGAAACCGACATCTTCGCTGCCTGGCGGATTGACGAGCAGATCCACAAGGCGCTGGACCGGAAGGTCTTCCTGCCGTCCGGCGGCTCACTGGTGATCGACCGGACCGAAGCCATGACCGTCGTCGACGTCAACACCGGCAAGTTCACCGGCAGCGGCGGCAACCTCGAGGAAACCGTCACCAAGAACAACCTGGAAGCGGCCGAGGAAGTCGTCCGCCAGCTGCGGCTGCGCGACATCGGCGGCATCATCGTGATCGACTTCATCGACATGGTGCTGGAGTCCAACCGGGATCTCGTGCTGCGGCGCATGGTGGAGTGCCTCGGCCGGGACCGGACCAAGCACCAGGTCGCGGAGGTGACCTCGCTGGGCCTCGTGCAGATGACCCGTAAGCGGATGGGCACCGGGCTGCTGGAAGTTTTCGGCGAACAGTGCGAAGCCTGCGCCGGCCGCGGCATCGTCACCCACGACGAGCCGGTGGAACACCGCCGCGCCAACGCCGTCGCCGCCGAGCACTACGTTCCGCGCACCGAGCAGCAGCCCGCCGCGCGCACTGAGCGCAAGCGCCGCCGCGGCAAGGGCGGCCAGGGTACCGAGGGGATGCCGTCCGCTCCCGCCGCCGTGCACGCCGAGCCCACCGAGGCC contains:
- a CDS encoding folylpolyglutamate synthase/dihydrofolate synthase family protein; protein product: MTDEFSVESVYAELLGRAPENKMEPRLAPLRRAMDILGEPNKAFPIIHITGTNGKTSTARMIEAGLRAHGLSTGRYTSPHLSKVTERISIDGEPVSDETFVRIWDEIRPYLDIVDGELAAEGQPRLTYFECLTILGFAVFADQPVNVAVIEVGLGGITDATNVGDGQVAVVTPISLDHTDLLGDTTEDIAYEKAGIIKPGGFLISAAQPVDAAQVLLEKAKEADVPFRFEGVEFGVESRTVAVGGQMVTVQGIAGRYEDLLVPLHGAHQAENAAVAIAALEAFFGAEKPLDAEVLQEAFASVTSPGRLEVLRTAPTVIVDAAHNPEGIRVSAEAIHEAFNFSKLVVVVGVLKEKDAEEILRQLKESLGDLAAEYCFTQSNSPRAVPAEDLGELALDLGFGEDNIHVADKLDDALEWAVERAESNEDLAGGILVTGSITLVAEARILLGKTEA
- a CDS encoding DUF4233 domain-containing protein; this translates as MARLTKAQREWRPGIPKKRRSTKVMFASTVLLLEAFVALFGTLAVFGLRRGELPPLLVFGVGLGLCVVLVATCAVLTKGWGVALGWILQLLLILTGLVEPAMFLVGGLFAITWWYGIRTGIRIDREAAQRDREQAAWEAANPESQSN
- a CDS encoding endonuclease/exonuclease/phosphatase family protein, producing the protein MLYSKHRLAATGVLSGTRFRMATARLELAGDGRTAELDVTNVHTRAPVDGGLPQWRRELALLARGASTEGNGLLLGDFNASYDHLEFRRLVTPSPGGVGLVDVGTAQGARLVPTWPQDLPLPGITLDHLVTSVSVLSAGYSVHRVAGTDHAAILATLSVPARR
- a CDS encoding vitamin K epoxide reductase family protein, with product MPSSISPAQGDVDARERDGSAAAAGRPEPTMTRDRPFAWLLLITGVVGWLASGTLVLEKLEVLKDPSHVTVCDVNPWISCGQVMQTWQSSLFGFPNMFIGIVAFAVIITTAMGMLAGATFARWYWIGLQAGVTLGFAFVVWLWSQALYSIHILCPFCMIVWAAMIPLFIWVTVRNVSTGLIPVPSGAARILADSGWILTALLYVAVIATIFFAFIQVFIGTSGY
- the ileS gene encoding isoleucine--tRNA ligase — protein: MTQYPKASAAPSDATTSGVSTSVKFPEIEERILKYWDQDGTFQASIDQRDAGVNGSNEFVFYDGPPFANGLPHYGHLLTGYAKDLVGRYQTQRGHRVERRFGWDTHGLPAELEAMKQLGMTDKTQIEAMGIDKFNDACRASVMKYADEWKSYVTRQARWVDFENDYKTLNVEYMESVLWAFKQLHEKGLTYNGYRVLPYCWKDETPLSNHELRMDDDVYKNRQDQTVTVTFPITAGDSELSQQLAGVQALAWTTTPWTLPTNLALAVGPAITYVVLPAGPNGIKAASADAPVTGSFLLAADLLGAYAKDLGYGDGAEGAAAAEAAVTSRHTGTELEGLTYEPLWDYFSDAEKYGTENGWRFLVADYVTTTDGTGIVHQAPAYGEDDQKVCEEAGIPVVLSVDEGAKFLPLFGHGDLAEIAGLQVFDANKPITQVLRAQGRLVRQASYEHSYPHCWRCRNPLIYRAVSSWYVEVTKFKDRMSELNQEINWIPGNVKDGQFGKWLANARDWSISRNRYWGSPIPVWQSSDPDYPRTDVYGSLAEIEADFGRLPLNKDGQVDLHRPFIDELTRPNPDDPRSPEEGQSVMRRVEDVLDVWFDSGSMPYGQVHYPFQNEEWFDTHNPADFIVEYIGQTRGWFYMLHILSTALFDRPAFRNVISHGIVLGSDGQKMSKSLRNYPDVSEVLDRDGSDAMRWFLMSSPILRGGNLVVTEQGIRDGVRQVILPLWNVYSFFTLYTNAAAGGKGYDAKLRYDGYADTLDQYLMANTGDLVRNMTAQLDSYDISGACDELRGYLDMLTNWYVRRSRQRFFDENVDAFDALYTALETVCRVAASLLPLVTEEIWRGLTGGRSVHLADWPDAGLFPANPDLVEAMNRVQQVCSTGSSLRKAANLRVRLPLQELTVVAPGAGALEGFAAVVADELNLRSVRLLDAESASPEEFGIEQKLVVNARAAGPRLGKNVQQAIKGSKSGDWSLSEAGVVSAGGLELEPQEYTLETVVAEAAEGEGSRAAAVLPGGGFVVLNTQVTPELEAEGTARDLVRAIQQARKDAGLNVSDRIRTTVTAKQDTVEALLAHADLVKTETLTLELDTVFAEVKDPQVSVAKVTEEVGA
- the ndk gene encoding nucleoside-diphosphate kinase; this encodes MSIERTLVLVKPDGVARNLTGSIIARIEAKGYTLAELKKVNATRELLEQHYEEHVGKPFYEPLVEFMLSGPVVAAIFEGHRVIEGFRSLAGTTDPTTAAPGTIRGDFGRDWGVKVQQNLVHGSDSAESADREIKIWF
- a CDS encoding SDR family oxidoreductase translates to MTEGIDHNAKAADKAALVTGASTGIGEATVRALRQEGWTVFAVARRAERLEALAAGTGAVALPADVTDDADIARLLDEVTRAGGIDTLINVAGGARGADKVADAKTEDWEWMYEVNVLGTMKLTRAFLPMLRACGEGTVLNLTSTAGLSAYEGGGGYNAAKFAQHALTEALRLEEAEHNLRVVEVAPGMVQTEEFSLNRLGDQGAAEKVYAGVDKPLTAGDVADVVRYAVTAPHHVNLDQIVIRPVAQASNFKVIRKS